TAGCATGAATCAGAATCGCACATCCCCATTGGCTGCGCAGACAAATTTGAATCATTTCAAAAACTTCAAAACACAGCTCATATCATACTGACCATAAATTCAGTTTGTTGCTTTTCAGATTCAATAATATTTAATTCAATATGTATTCCGAATACAATCAGGAAAATAATGATAATTCATAAGTGTTTTCCTGATCATTATGATGACAACCCTCTATTTTAAAACGGATGTCATCAATTGCATGGATGATATTTGCTTGATTATTTTCGTAATTGTCATCTTTATATATTCACCCTAAAAAAACAGCCCTAATCTGACGATGATTGGGACATTATTGAAGAACCCACTGTAGAAACGCTCACAAGCGGCAAATCGCCGACGAAAAGCTCTCATGAACAGTTCAAGACATGCAGATTCAGCGAAGGGCCTGGCTCCCACCATCCAAGAGGGCTGGCCATGAGAGGAGCTGATCTGCCCCGCTGCCGGCGTAGCGAACTCCCGCCCAGGGCTCCCCAGCAGATCGGTTCCAGCGTTCGCAGCCACATCAGACTTCCCGCCCGGAAAAGCCCGCCTCAGCAAGCCCACCTGGCCCCCCAAAAAAGCCCTTTTCAACCCATTGAGATGGGGTTCAGTTGGCATAGAACTTCCGGTAGGAAGTCGAACCAGGAATTTCTTTTAACCTGCTCTCAGCAGGATGATCTTCTTTGCCGCTCAGATATCGGAAGGCAAAGTGCTTCGAAATGAAACAGGCAAAAATTTCCATGAAATCCTAAAAACTTGCAGAATTAATGTTTCGATTGGAAACAGCAGAAGGATCGTTCAGGGGTAAGAATGTAGCGGATGGAAACAGATTGAAGAGAACTCTTGAAAAAATCTGGCCGTCCAAGGATTCCGCAAAACAACTGAATATACGATTACAAATATCTGCACTCGAAACGACACCAGCCTAATCCACTGAATATTAAGCGACAATTTCATCTGCCAGGCCGGAAACCCAGAATCTTTTACGCCTTGGAATCAGTTGTGCTGAGTAAAGGCATAAAATTTGCTTAATGAACAGGGTAATTATTAGGAGCATCTCCCAGAGATCCGGCGGACAACATTTCTCATCTCGATTACGGCTTACCGCATCGCATATATTGAGGAATGCACATGATGTCTGAAACGCATAGCTTTGATCTCTGCTGGTACGCCGTTTATACCAGGTCAAGAGCGGAGTTCAGCCTTGAAAAGGAACTGACGGGATCCGGTGTTCATGTGTATCTGCCGACTATCAAAAGATTGAGACAGTGGAAAGACCGGAAGAAATGGGTCGCTTTTCCCTTATTCCCTTCCTATATCTTTATCCATACCCATCCCCTCCAAAGAGAATTTTCGAAAGTCATCCTGGCTAAGAACGTGGTCAGAATCCTGGGATCCAGTTCCGAGGGACCGGAGGCCATCCCCCAGGAACAGATTGATAATCTAATGAAAATCGCGGTTGACGGTCCCGACATCAAAGTCGATCAGAATTTAAAGGCCGGCATGCGCGTACGGATCAAAAACGGCCCTCTCGAAGGGACCGAAGGAATCATCGAAAGGCCTCCGTCAGCCAATCGATGCACCTTTTATGTCAACATA
This portion of the Desulfatiglans anilini DSM 4660 genome encodes:
- a CDS encoding UpxY family transcription antiterminator, whose protein sequence is MSETHSFDLCWYAVYTRSRAEFSLEKELTGSGVHVYLPTIKRLRQWKDRKKWVAFPLFPSYIFIHTHPLQREFSKVILAKNVVRILGSSSEGPEAIPQEQIDNLMKIAVDGPDIKVDQNLKAGMRVRIKNGPLEGTEGIIERPPSANRCTFYVNIEILGRSVGVEICSDSLEIFH